A window of the Herpetosiphon gulosus genome harbors these coding sequences:
- a CDS encoding CHAD domain-containing protein, whose amino-acid sequence MEQEAKYRATQPIRPKQLEAINIAPCSLGERVTVEIRDSILDTASRQLDQQRYTLRIRRIDQQLWLTLKLPGKVKGAVHQRQEFEHEITPNVRDHPELWPSEIREPLQAVIGDEPLSPMLTVRNRRRLWRIERDGQEIAELALDRGSLVSGERSLPFHEIEIELKGVGTAADLAVLASIYTTQLPLEPETRSKSQRGMLLLNHAEHLDQLKKAVDRTPMEPTNNLAEAGRSILAKHVLKLHKAWPIAVVGDDAEGVHQMRVATRRLRTILAILGETLYEPEIVAKLRRGLRQWASMLGAVRDADVFLGKLDDHRADLPEEEQAGYTPLIESISQQRDAARVELLSFLESRKASKFAQRLTDFVLTAGVGVREADTSEGRVERSLVRHWVGSTVWSHYERIRAYDVILNDAPVESLHRLRIEIKHLRYTLELFSAALAEEHESLLEQLVTAQDYLGDLQDAEVALAVVEQALTENSENSALLAYQASKQQEHDQLQLNAPKVLRPLFDLPFRRRLASILSKL is encoded by the coding sequence ATGGAACAAGAAGCCAAATACCGCGCAACGCAACCGATTCGCCCCAAACAACTTGAAGCCATCAATATCGCACCGTGTAGCCTTGGCGAGCGGGTAACCGTCGAAATTCGCGATAGCATTTTGGATACCGCCAGCCGCCAACTCGATCAACAGCGCTACACGCTACGCATCCGCCGGATTGACCAACAATTATGGCTAACCTTGAAACTGCCGGGTAAAGTTAAAGGTGCTGTCCATCAACGCCAAGAATTTGAGCATGAAATTACGCCGAATGTGCGCGATCATCCTGAATTGTGGCCCAGCGAGATTCGCGAGCCGCTTCAGGCAGTAATTGGCGACGAGCCATTATCGCCAATGCTGACTGTGCGCAATCGACGACGACTCTGGCGGATCGAGCGCGATGGCCAAGAGATTGCCGAATTGGCGCTTGATCGTGGCTCGTTGGTCAGTGGTGAGCGTTCGTTGCCGTTCCATGAGATCGAAATCGAACTCAAAGGCGTGGGCACTGCTGCCGATTTGGCGGTGTTGGCCTCAATTTACACCACCCAACTGCCGCTAGAGCCAGAAACCCGCTCCAAGAGCCAGCGCGGAATGCTGCTCTTGAACCATGCCGAGCATCTCGACCAACTCAAGAAAGCGGTTGATCGCACCCCAATGGAACCAACCAACAATTTGGCCGAGGCTGGGCGCTCAATTTTGGCCAAACATGTGCTGAAATTACATAAAGCTTGGCCAATCGCGGTAGTTGGCGATGATGCTGAAGGTGTGCATCAGATGCGCGTGGCAACTCGTCGCTTGCGTACAATTTTGGCAATTTTGGGCGAAACCCTCTACGAACCAGAAATTGTTGCCAAATTACGGCGGGGTTTGCGCCAATGGGCCAGTATGTTAGGCGCTGTGCGCGATGCCGATGTCTTTTTGGGTAAGCTCGACGATCATCGCGCCGACTTGCCTGAGGAAGAACAAGCAGGCTATACACCCTTGATCGAGTCGATCAGCCAGCAGCGTGATGCGGCGCGGGTTGAATTATTGAGCTTTTTGGAAAGCCGCAAAGCCAGCAAATTTGCCCAGCGCTTGACCGATTTTGTGCTCACTGCAGGCGTTGGAGTGCGTGAAGCCGATACGAGCGAAGGTCGGGTTGAGCGCAGTTTGGTGCGCCATTGGGTTGGTAGCACGGTTTGGAGCCACTACGAGCGCATTCGTGCCTACGACGTGATCTTAAATGATGCGCCAGTTGAGAGTTTGCACCGCCTGCGAATTGAAATTAAACATCTGCGCTACACCCTTGAGCTATTTAGCGCCGCCTTGGCCGAAGAACATGAATCGCTGCTTGAGCAATTAGTTACCGCCCAAGATTATCTGGGCGATTTGCAGGATGCCGAGGTAGCATTGGCCGTGGTTGAGCAGGCCTTGACCGAAAATTCTGAAAACAGCGCTTTATTGGCCTATCAAGCCTCCAAGCAGCAAGAGCATGATCAGCTTCAGTTGAATGCGCCCAAAGTGCTGCGCCCGTTGTTTGATCTGCCTTTCCGACGGCGTTTGGCCTCGATTCTTTCAAAATTGTAA
- a CDS encoding glycoside hydrolase family 16 protein, translating to MDLAVAMPANPLEKPGYRLDFQDEFATEQLDQTKWLAYYLPQWSSRERSTPRYQLANQHLILEIQADQAAWCPEFDGQTRCSSLQTGVFGGALDSPYGQHRFNQACVVRELQASIRTYTPQYGYFEMRAKATIGPNNVVALWMIGFEDQPEYSGELAIMEIKGWNIGTEGLKLGYGVHPWGDSQLTDEFFEDEVAINVSDYHIYAAEWTPSQIDIYLDNRKLRTIQQSPNYPMQFMLGIYDLPQRQPSIAHYPQQFEIDYVRGYQRIS from the coding sequence ATGGATTTAGCTGTTGCAATGCCCGCCAACCCGCTCGAAAAACCAGGCTATCGCCTAGACTTTCAGGATGAATTTGCTACCGAGCAGCTTGATCAAACTAAGTGGCTGGCATATTACCTGCCGCAATGGAGTTCGCGTGAGCGCTCAACTCCTCGTTATCAGCTTGCCAACCAGCACCTGATCCTCGAAATTCAGGCTGATCAAGCAGCGTGGTGTCCCGAATTTGATGGCCAAACCCGCTGCTCGTCGTTGCAAACTGGCGTTTTTGGCGGAGCCTTGGACAGTCCATATGGTCAACATCGCTTTAATCAAGCTTGTGTAGTGCGAGAGTTACAAGCTTCAATTCGCACCTACACCCCGCAGTATGGTTATTTTGAAATGCGAGCCAAAGCCACAATTGGCCCAAATAATGTCGTGGCCTTGTGGATGATCGGCTTCGAAGATCAGCCCGAATATTCCGGCGAGCTGGCAATTATGGAGATCAAAGGTTGGAACATTGGCACTGAGGGCTTAAAACTAGGTTATGGGGTACATCCTTGGGGCGATTCGCAGCTAACTGACGAGTTTTTTGAGGATGAAGTGGCGATCAATGTGAGCGATTATCATATTTACGCCGCCGAATGGACACCTAGCCAAATCGATATTTATCTTGATAACCGTAAATTGCGCACAATTCAGCAATCGCCCAATTATCCGATGCAATTTATGCTAGGCATCTATGATTTGCCTCAGCGTCAACCAAGCATCGCCCACTATCCACAGCAATTCGAAATTGATTATGTGCGAGGTTATCAGCGCATAAGTTAA
- a CDS encoding alpha/beta hydrolase-fold protein, translating to MHRSYHRWHSSALGRDMELLLFGHHGAPVLVFPTSMGRFFEFEDRGMTRILSEHLERGWLQLICVDSVDAESWYCKWAHPSGRVGRHLQYEQYLIGEVVPWLRNFNQNQFLMSVGCSFGAFHAVNIALRHPQLFRRCLGLSGRYNMRSFMDGYSDEQVYFNTPTDYTANLNDAAQLAHLRQLDIILAIGRDDPSYQSNEVLSSNLWNHGVGNALRVWDGWAHDWPYWEQMLPKYIQGHD from the coding sequence ATGCATCGTTCATATCATCGTTGGCATAGTTCAGCGCTTGGCCGCGACATGGAGTTGTTGTTGTTTGGCCATCATGGCGCACCTGTCTTGGTTTTCCCCACTTCAATGGGGCGTTTTTTTGAGTTTGAAGATCGGGGCATGACCCGCATTTTGTCCGAGCACCTTGAGCGTGGTTGGCTGCAACTGATTTGTGTTGATAGCGTTGATGCCGAAAGTTGGTATTGTAAATGGGCGCATCCCAGCGGACGAGTTGGCCGCCATCTGCAATATGAGCAGTATTTGATCGGCGAAGTTGTGCCTTGGCTACGTAATTTCAATCAAAATCAATTTTTGATGAGCGTTGGCTGTTCGTTCGGGGCGTTTCATGCGGTGAATATTGCCTTGCGCCACCCCCAGCTGTTTCGGCGCTGTTTAGGCTTGAGTGGTCGCTACAATATGCGCTCATTTATGGATGGCTACAGCGATGAGCAGGTCTATTTCAATACACCCACCGATTACACTGCTAATTTGAATGATGCGGCGCAACTTGCCCATTTGCGCCAACTCGATATTATTTTGGCGATTGGTCGCGACGACCCCAGCTACCAAAGCAACGAAGTGCTCTCCAGCAATTTATGGAATCATGGGGTAGGCAATGCGCTGCGGGTTTGGGATGGCTGGGCTCACGATTGGCCATATTGGGAGCAAATGCTGCCTAAATATATTCAAGGCCACGATTAA
- a CDS encoding glycosyltransferase family 4 protein, with translation MNQPLVLHIATADMGLRFLLLEQLQAIQHAGYQVRGVASDGPYRAEVEAAGIPVDVIKMPRAVTPNRDLLALSQLVRLFRELKPTIVHTHNPKPGLLGQLAARIAGVPIIINTIHGFYFHEHSSVNQRRFYIAMEKIAARCSHAILSQNREDLNAALALKIARPEQISFLGNGINLQMFDRRAVSQADIQAARQDLGIPADAQVIGAVGRLVAEKGYHELFQACQQLMATRPNLYLLVVGPEEPNKADGLTAATAAKYGIAERTHFAGMRRDMPVLYRLMDVLAHPSYREGFPRAPMEATAMGVPVVASDIRGCRETVVHSLNGMLVPVRDAAALAHSLGRMIDDRVLREAFARLTRRVAQREFDQQRVFDRVLLTYAKQLQAHGLAVPEPIQSQASH, from the coding sequence ATGAATCAACCTTTAGTGCTGCATATTGCAACTGCCGATATGGGCTTGCGCTTTTTACTGCTCGAACAGTTGCAGGCAATTCAGCATGCAGGCTATCAGGTGCGTGGAGTTGCCAGCGATGGCCCCTATCGCGCCGAGGTTGAGGCCGCTGGAATTCCGGTCGATGTGATCAAGATGCCACGTGCAGTTACCCCAAACCGCGATTTATTGGCGTTAAGTCAATTAGTGCGTTTATTTCGCGAACTCAAACCAACGATTGTGCATACGCATAATCCTAAGCCTGGTTTGCTTGGCCAGCTAGCAGCACGAATTGCTGGCGTGCCAATTATTATCAACACAATTCATGGGTTTTATTTTCATGAACATTCGAGCGTCAATCAGCGGCGCTTCTACATTGCCATGGAAAAAATCGCTGCTCGTTGTTCACATGCGATTCTTTCGCAAAACCGCGAAGATCTCAACGCAGCCCTTGCGCTCAAGATTGCGCGGCCAGAGCAAATTAGCTTTTTAGGCAATGGCATCAATTTACAAATGTTTGATCGACGGGCCGTGAGCCAAGCCGACATTCAAGCCGCCCGCCAAGATTTGGGCATCCCCGCTGATGCCCAAGTGATTGGAGCAGTTGGGCGTTTGGTTGCCGAAAAGGGCTATCACGAATTGTTTCAGGCTTGCCAACAACTTATGGCAACCCGCCCCAATTTGTATTTGCTGGTGGTTGGCCCCGAAGAACCCAACAAAGCTGATGGCCTGACCGCTGCCACCGCTGCTAAATATGGCATTGCTGAACGCACCCACTTTGCAGGTATGCGCCGTGATATGCCAGTGCTCTATCGATTGATGGATGTTTTGGCCCATCCTTCATATCGCGAGGGCTTTCCGCGTGCGCCGATGGAAGCGACCGCAATGGGTGTGCCGGTAGTTGCTAGCGATATTCGCGGCTGTCGCGAAACCGTGGTGCATAGCCTCAACGGCATGTTAGTGCCAGTACGCGATGCAGCGGCCTTAGCCCATAGCCTTGGCCGCATGATCGACGATCGAGTGCTGCGTGAGGCCTTTGCTCGACTGACGCGGCGGGTGGCGCAGCGTGAGTTTGATCAGCAACGGGTGTTTGATCGAGTGCTGTTGACCTACGCTAAGCAGTTGCAAGCCCATGGGTTGGCTGTGCCTGAGCCAATTCAGAGCCAAGCCTCACATTAA
- the asnB gene encoding asparagine synthase (glutamine-hydrolyzing), whose amino-acid sequence MCGITGHLEWYGTAQVPILEQQTEAIRHRGPDSAGFFCVDQVALGMRRLAIIDLTSGDQPMFSRDGDLALVFNGEIYNFQALRQQLQQLGQNFDTNSDTEVIVRGIEQWGIAGCVQRLNGMFALAIWQQQAQRLTLVRDRLGIKPLYWYADTQRLVFGSEIKAILAHPAVPRQINLQGLANYLSFGHSLAPQTMLQGIYKVEPAHILTWDIASRTMQTHRYWQLQSHPIALAPAEAAAECYSRLREAVRLQLISDVPLGAFLSGGLDSSIIVGLMQRLGAAPINTFSVGFEHAGFNELPDAALVAQHFGTRHHELRLNASDLVGALQTLVYHYDEPFGDAAGLPVYLVSRFAREHVKVVLTGEGSDEQWAGYRRYQAELIARMAQYLPGRNAIAALIRQLPRNRRLKQAIRTLDQRDPGRRYAAWLTIADLQQRQRLLQPQISAALADYAPEQIYDHVYPRSGAALTNMGLADLQTWLPDTYLEKVDKASMAASLEARVPFLDHTLVEWTMNLPPTLKLRGTKTKWLLRQAFGEMLPQRTLRKPKHGFAVPTDPWFRGALSNWTAEILFDQRTLIRGLFNPHEVQRIYQAHRDGKETADTVLWLLLNIELWQRIYLDREERL is encoded by the coding sequence ATGTGTGGCATTACGGGCCATCTCGAATGGTATGGCACGGCGCAAGTCCCAATTCTTGAGCAGCAAACCGAAGCGATTCGTCATCGCGGGCCGGATAGTGCTGGCTTTTTTTGCGTTGATCAGGTGGCGCTGGGCATGCGGCGCTTGGCAATTATCGACCTAACCAGTGGCGATCAGCCGATGTTTAGTCGTGACGGCGATTTAGCCTTGGTGTTCAACGGCGAAATTTATAATTTTCAGGCTTTGCGCCAGCAATTGCAGCAACTCGGCCAAAACTTTGATACCAACAGCGATACCGAAGTGATTGTGCGTGGGATTGAGCAATGGGGCATTGCAGGCTGTGTGCAACGCTTGAATGGCATGTTTGCCTTGGCGATTTGGCAGCAGCAAGCTCAACGCCTGACGCTGGTGCGTGATCGTTTGGGGATCAAGCCACTCTATTGGTATGCCGATACCCAGCGTTTGGTGTTTGGCTCGGAAATCAAAGCGATTTTGGCCCATCCAGCAGTGCCGCGCCAAATCAATCTGCAAGGCTTGGCCAATTATCTGAGTTTTGGCCATAGCCTCGCACCCCAAACCATGCTCCAAGGCATTTATAAAGTTGAGCCAGCCCATATATTGACGTGGGATATTGCCAGTCGCACCATGCAAACCCACCGCTATTGGCAATTGCAGTCGCATCCGATTGCGCTTGCGCCCGCCGAAGCCGCCGCTGAATGCTATAGTCGTTTGCGCGAAGCAGTGCGTTTACAATTAATCAGTGATGTACCGTTAGGCGCATTTCTTAGTGGTGGGCTTGATTCAAGTATTATCGTGGGATTGATGCAGCGCTTGGGAGCAGCCCCAATCAACACATTTAGCGTGGGTTTTGAGCATGCAGGCTTCAACGAATTGCCCGATGCGGCTTTAGTCGCCCAGCATTTTGGCACTAGGCATCATGAACTGCGCCTGAATGCTAGTGATTTGGTTGGAGCCTTGCAAACCTTGGTTTATCACTACGACGAGCCATTTGGTGATGCGGCTGGACTGCCAGTATACCTTGTTTCACGTTTTGCTCGCGAACATGTCAAAGTGGTGCTGACGGGCGAGGGTAGTGATGAACAATGGGCCGGTTATCGGCGCTATCAAGCCGAATTGATCGCTCGGATGGCGCAGTATTTGCCTGGGCGCAACGCAATTGCCGCGCTGATTCGCCAATTGCCGCGTAATCGCCGCTTGAAACAGGCAATTCGCACTTTAGATCAGCGTGATCCAGGGCGGCGCTATGCTGCATGGCTCACGATTGCCGATCTGCAACAGCGCCAACGTTTGTTGCAACCACAAATCAGTGCTGCGCTGGCGGATTATGCACCTGAGCAAATCTATGACCATGTGTATCCCCGCAGCGGTGCCGCATTAACTAATATGGGCTTGGCGGATTTGCAAACATGGCTACCAGATACCTATTTGGAAAAAGTTGATAAGGCTTCGATGGCTGCTAGTCTCGAGGCGCGTGTTCCATTTCTTGATCATACCTTGGTGGAATGGACGATGAATTTGCCGCCAACGCTTAAACTGCGTGGTACAAAAACCAAGTGGTTGCTCCGCCAAGCCTTTGGCGAAATGCTGCCGCAACGCACTTTGCGCAAACCGAAACATGGCTTTGCTGTGCCAACCGACCCGTGGTTTCGTGGAGCACTAAGCAACTGGACAGCCGAAATATTGTTTGATCAACGCACGCTAATCCGTGGTTTGTTCAATCCGCACGAAGTCCAACGCATCTATCAAGCTCACCGCGATGGCAAAGAAACCGCAGATACCGTATTATGGTTACTACTGAACATCGAACTCTGGCAACGGATCTATCTTGATCGCGAGGAACGGCTATGA
- a CDS encoding CpsD/CapB family tyrosine-protein kinase: MALDLITLRDPRAAAAEAYRTLRTNIQFSSIERKLHTILVTSSVPDEDKSSALANLAVTFAQAEQRVIVLDCDLRRPSLHSLFGVSNERGLSQAMNQNSALPILKTEIDGLQILPAGETPPSPADLLSSKRLDSVLRDLKQQADIVLIDAPPVLAASDAALLATKVDGVVLVTKAGKTRRDSAREAVALLQRVNAHIVGVILTNAKLERERYARY, encoded by the coding sequence GTGGCATTAGATTTAATTACGTTGCGCGATCCACGGGCCGCCGCCGCCGAAGCCTACCGCACTTTGCGCACCAATATTCAATTTTCGTCGATTGAGCGTAAGCTGCACACGATTTTGGTGACCAGCAGCGTGCCCGATGAAGATAAAAGCAGCGCCCTCGCCAATTTGGCCGTAACCTTTGCCCAAGCCGAGCAACGGGTAATTGTGCTCGATTGCGATTTGCGCCGCCCAAGTTTGCATAGCCTGTTTGGGGTGAGCAATGAGCGTGGCCTGAGCCAAGCCATGAACCAAAACAGCGCCTTACCAATTCTCAAAACCGAGATCGATGGCCTACAGATTTTGCCTGCTGGCGAAACGCCGCCCAGCCCCGCCGATTTGCTTAGCTCCAAACGTTTGGATAGCGTGTTGCGCGACCTGAAACAGCAAGCCGATATTGTGTTGATCGATGCACCGCCCGTTTTAGCAGCCAGCGATGCAGCCTTGTTGGCCACCAAAGTTGATGGGGTGGTACTGGTGACTAAGGCTGGCAAAACCCGCCGCGACAGTGCTCGCGAAGCCGTAGCGTTGTTGCAACGAGTCAATGCTCACATCGTGGGGGTCATTTTGACCAACGCCAAACTTGAACGCGAACGCTACGCCCGCTATTAA
- a CDS encoding lipopolysaccharide biosynthesis protein gives MLRPQDYLAMLLRRWWVIVLIGFASAGAAYGFSKLQTPLYRAQTTYNVITSRYDQGLTMQLPSVMGNWPGQLTDARLQEISNQLQLDRTPDYLRKYIAIQPQPDQLLLTINVDYPDAKKAVELADALGETLKSEVAGLNALRLSTDAINIRVQQPAKYLELASPKTKINVLAGGILGGIIGILVAFALEYFDDRIKSNNDIERWTGLPTLGTIPEH, from the coding sequence ATGCTTCGACCTCAAGATTATCTGGCGATGTTGCTACGGCGTTGGTGGGTGATTGTGCTAATTGGTTTTGCCAGCGCAGGTGCTGCTTATGGCTTTAGCAAATTGCAAACGCCTTTGTATCGCGCCCAAACCACCTATAACGTGATCACCAGTCGCTACGATCAAGGCTTAACCATGCAACTGCCGAGTGTCATGGGCAACTGGCCTGGCCAATTGACCGATGCCCGTTTGCAAGAAATTAGCAACCAATTGCAACTTGATCGCACGCCTGATTATTTGCGCAAATATATTGCGATTCAGCCGCAGCCCGATCAATTGCTGCTGACGATCAACGTCGATTATCCCGATGCTAAAAAAGCGGTTGAATTGGCCGATGCCTTGGGTGAGACGCTCAAAAGTGAAGTTGCTGGCTTGAATGCGCTGCGTTTGAGCACCGATGCAATTAATATTCGGGTGCAGCAACCAGCCAAATATCTTGAATTAGCCTCGCCCAAAACCAAAATCAACGTGCTGGCGGGCGGTATTTTGGGTGGGATTATCGGTATTTTGGTGGCATTTGCCTTGGAATATTTCGACGATCGAATTAAATCCAACAACGATATTGAACGCTGGACTGGCCTACCAACCTTGGGCACGATTCCTGAACACTAA
- a CDS encoding glycosyltransferase, translating into MHIALVHDYLNQYGGAERVLEVLHAMFPQAPIYTSIYDPEAMPSHYRSWDIRSSFMQKLPGWRKHFRKYFLLYPSAFEHFDLSAYDLVISSSSAYAKGVITKPGARHLCYCHTPMRFAWRTDDYVKREQISGIFGAILPFFLTYLRMWDVQSSSRVDRFIANSRTVADRIGHFYQRPSTIITPPVELQAFEPQPAEDFYLAGGRLVPYKRLDLAIKACTKLGLPLVIFGDGRDRAELEKVAGPSVRFVGKVDDATLRSLYARCRAYLMPGEEDAGIQPLEAMGAGRPVIAYKAGGALDSVIEGQTGRFFSQQTVEDLAAAILASQNDHYEPAAIRAHAEQFARPAFESRIRAEVEAVLSEGSGARG; encoded by the coding sequence ATGCACATAGCTTTAGTTCACGATTATTTGAATCAATATGGTGGTGCGGAAAGGGTGCTCGAAGTGTTGCACGCCATGTTTCCGCAAGCCCCAATTTATACATCAATTTACGATCCCGAGGCCATGCCCAGTCACTATCGCAGTTGGGATATTCGCAGCTCGTTTATGCAAAAGCTGCCAGGCTGGCGCAAGCATTTTCGTAAATATTTTTTGCTCTATCCGAGTGCTTTCGAGCATTTCGACCTGAGCGCCTACGATTTGGTAATTAGCTCGTCGAGTGCCTATGCCAAGGGTGTAATTACCAAGCCTGGTGCCCGCCATTTGTGCTATTGCCATACCCCGATGCGCTTTGCTTGGCGCACCGACGATTACGTTAAACGTGAGCAAATCAGCGGCATCTTTGGAGCAATTCTGCCCTTCTTTTTGACCTATCTACGCATGTGGGATGTCCAATCGTCCAGCCGCGTCGATCGCTTTATTGCCAACTCGCGCACAGTTGCTGATCGAATTGGCCATTTCTACCAACGACCTTCAACGATTATCACGCCGCCAGTCGAGTTGCAAGCATTTGAGCCGCAGCCAGCTGAAGATTTTTATTTGGCAGGCGGACGACTTGTACCCTACAAACGGCTAGATTTGGCGATCAAAGCTTGTACCAAGCTTGGTTTGCCCTTGGTGATTTTTGGCGATGGCCGTGATCGCGCCGAGCTTGAAAAAGTGGCGGGGCCAAGCGTGCGCTTCGTCGGCAAAGTTGATGACGCGACCTTGCGCAGTTTATATGCTCGTTGTCGTGCCTACCTCATGCCAGGTGAAGAAGATGCTGGCATTCAGCCGCTCGAAGCCATGGGCGCAGGCCGACCCGTGATCGCCTACAAAGCAGGCGGGGCACTCGATAGCGTGATCGAAGGCCAAACTGGGCGTTTTTTCAGCCAACAAACCGTCGAAGATTTGGCGGCGGCCATCCTTGCCAGCCAAAACGATCACTACGAGCCTGCGGCGATTCGCGCTCATGCCGAGCAATTTGCCCGCCCCGCCTTCGAGTCCCGCATTCGGGCTGAAGTCGAAGCGGTGTTATCCGAGGGGTCAGGGGCTAGAGGTTAG
- a CDS encoding YciI family protein, producing the protein MLTYLVTLTIIVDRAIYEPHLPDHLAYLAQLKAAGHLLLSGPATDRRGGFVLLQADSLAAARDLVEGDPLVARGLDSYEIREWRITEGQPQQIVPS; encoded by the coding sequence ATGCTAACGTATTTGGTCACCCTAACCATTATCGTCGATCGGGCAATCTATGAACCACATTTGCCTGATCATTTAGCATACTTGGCCCAGCTTAAAGCCGCTGGCCACTTGTTGCTCTCTGGCCCCGCCACTGATCGTCGGGGTGGCTTTGTCTTGTTGCAGGCCGATTCGTTGGCGGCTGCAAGAGATCTTGTCGAAGGTGACCCATTAGTAGCGCGTGGCTTGGATTCTTACGAGATTCGTGAATGGCGGATTACCGAGGGCCAGCCACAGCAGATTGTTCCATCGTAG
- a CDS encoding metallophosphoesterase — translation MLQTSALRQRVGSIDAIVGCGDLPPSYLEYLVSMLNVPCFYVNGNHDAPEQHEDGRVSVKPQGCDNLDLRVEAVGGLLIAGAGGVLRYRPGEHQYSEAEWAWRMTMLSARVFFAQMRHRQRLDVLITHTPPAGLHDGIGAHRGPQALRRFIDRIAPRYVIHGHVHLNYGYGDQRPLQYGDTLIVNTHGYRLLDLEPIPALSKAQAS, via the coding sequence ATGTTGCAAACATCGGCGCTGCGCCAACGTGTAGGGTCGATCGATGCGATCGTCGGCTGTGGTGATTTACCACCGAGTTACCTTGAGTATCTGGTTTCGATGCTCAACGTGCCTTGCTTTTACGTTAACGGCAATCATGATGCGCCTGAGCAACATGAAGACGGCAGAGTTTCAGTCAAACCCCAGGGCTGCGATAACCTCGATTTGCGAGTTGAAGCGGTGGGCGGGCTATTAATTGCTGGGGCTGGTGGCGTGTTACGCTATCGCCCAGGTGAACATCAATATAGCGAAGCTGAATGGGCATGGCGTATGACTATGCTGAGCGCTCGGGTCTTTTTTGCCCAAATGCGCCATCGCCAGCGGCTTGATGTGTTAATTACCCATACGCCACCAGCAGGCTTGCACGATGGCATTGGCGCACATCGCGGGCCACAAGCGCTACGACGCTTTATTGATCGGATTGCACCACGCTATGTCATTCATGGCCATGTGCATTTAAATTATGGTTATGGCGACCAGCGGCCTTTGCAATATGGTGATACACTGATTGTAAATACCCATGGCTATCGCTTGCTCGATCTTGAGCCAATACCGGCCTTGAGCAAGGCCCAAGCCAGTTAA
- the chrA gene encoding chromate efflux transporter, whose protein sequence is MADTPVSVRPPHESYLRLFLRFLRFGFLAWGGPVAQIAMIRQELVEEEHWIEREHFNRVLAVYQALPGPEAHELCVYFGMVARGRIGAVLAGLGFMLPGFVLMLLLSWAYVTYGITAVGIGAILFGFKPAVAALIIRAVHRIGEHALTNRWLWAIAIGAGLATLLGVHFIAILLLSGVIYWLLQKPKLTQTSLHSSWLPLLVLAVLAAPSVLNLFGYGLRTGLLTFGGAYTAIPFLQHDAVTVGGWMTNEQFIDGLALSGILPAPLIIFSTFVGYLGGGFAGALALTAGTFLPAFLFTIIGHHWLERIIANAATHAFLDGITAAVVGLITVTTSQLIFDAWPREVAPAVLALGIAAFSLWVLYRWKAKWVTAAVVLGSGVLGLLSLLI, encoded by the coding sequence ATGGCTGATACGCCAGTATCTGTTAGACCACCACATGAATCGTATCTACGACTGTTTCTGCGCTTTTTACGTTTTGGTTTTTTGGCTTGGGGCGGGCCTGTTGCCCAAATTGCTATGATTCGCCAAGAGTTGGTTGAGGAAGAACATTGGATTGAGCGTGAACACTTCAATCGGGTGCTGGCAGTTTACCAAGCCTTGCCTGGCCCCGAAGCCCATGAATTATGCGTGTATTTTGGCATGGTTGCGCGTGGTCGAATCGGCGCGGTGTTGGCAGGTTTAGGCTTTATGTTGCCTGGCTTTGTACTGATGCTGTTGCTTTCGTGGGCTTATGTGACCTATGGCATCACTGCCGTTGGCATTGGGGCGATATTATTTGGATTCAAGCCAGCTGTGGCAGCCTTAATTATTCGGGCAGTACATCGAATTGGCGAACATGCTTTGACCAATCGCTGGCTCTGGGCAATTGCAATTGGTGCGGGGCTTGCAACCCTTTTGGGAGTGCATTTTATCGCCATTTTGCTACTATCGGGGGTGATTTATTGGTTATTACAAAAGCCTAAATTGACCCAAACTAGTTTGCATAGCTCATGGTTGCCGTTGTTAGTGCTGGCTGTATTAGCTGCGCCCAGCGTGCTCAATTTATTTGGCTATGGCTTGCGCACAGGCTTGCTAACCTTTGGTGGAGCTTACACGGCCATCCCTTTTTTGCAGCACGATGCCGTAACCGTCGGCGGCTGGATGACCAACGAGCAATTTATCGATGGTTTGGCCTTATCAGGCATTTTGCCAGCACCGCTGATTATTTTCTCGACGTTTGTGGGGTATCTTGGTGGCGGCTTTGCTGGAGCATTGGCCTTGACCGCAGGCACATTTTTGCCAGCATTTTTATTTACAATTATTGGTCATCACTGGCTCGAACGGATTATTGCTAACGCTGCGACCCATGCCTTTCTCGATGGAATTACGGCAGCAGTGGTTGGCTTAATTACTGTTACCACCAGCCAACTGATTTTCGATGCTTGGCCGCGTGAAGTGGCTCCGGCAGTGCTGGCCTTGGGAATTGCCGCGTTTAGCTTGTGGGTGCTCTATCGCTGGAAAGCCAAGTGGGTCACGGCGGCGGTTGTGCTTGGTTCGGGAGTGCTAGGGTTATTATCGCTGCTGATTTAA